A single genomic interval of Cucumis sativus cultivar 9930 chromosome 7, Cucumber_9930_V3, whole genome shotgun sequence harbors:
- the LOC101206590 gene encoding cellulose synthase A catalytic subunit 3 [UDP-forming] isoform X1, whose protein sequence is MEHAESSAKVIKNMGPNACQICGDHVGKTVEGEPFVACDVCTFPVCRPCYEYERKDGNQSCPQCKSRYKRHKGSPAVLGDDEAAELDDDDDDAIDLNYISESQKQKQKIAERMMSWQMSYGHAQDLPPPNYDKEVSLNHIPLLTNGQEVFGELSAASPEHHLMASPGHPRGKPIYSLPYAADINQSPNVQGVDPTKEYSSSGLGNVAWKERVDGWKMKQEKNAGPMSIAHAASERGGGDIDACTDVLVDDSLLNDEARQPLSRKVSVPSSRINPYRMVIVLRLVIICFFLHYRITNPVRNAYALWLVSVICEIWFAISWILDQFPKWLPVNRETYLDRLALRYDREGEPSQLAAVDIFVSTVDPLKEPPLVTANTVLSILAVDYPVDKVSCYVSDDGAAMLTFEALSETSEFARSWVPFCKKYSIEPRAPEWYFAQKIDYLKDKVDPSFVKDRRAMKREYEEFKVRVNGLVSKAQKVPEEGWVMQDGTPWPGNNTRDHPGMIQVFLGQNGGLDTDGNELPRLVYVSREKRPGFQHHKKAGAMNALVRVSAVLTNGPFLLNLDCDHYINNSKALREAMCFMMDPNLGKYVCYVQFPQRFDGIDRNDRYANRNTVFFDINLRGLDGLQGPVYVGTGCVFNRTALYGYEPPLKPKNRKTGFLSSLCGGSRKKKAKSSKKSPDKKKSSKHIDPTVPIFNLDDIEEVVEGAGFDDEKSLLMSQMTLEQRFGQSSVFVASTLMENGGVPQSATPESLLKEAIHVISCGYEDKTDWGSEIGWIYGSVTEDILTGFKMHARGWRSIYCMPQRPAFKGSAPINLSDRLNQVLRWALGSVEILLSRHCPIWYGYGGRLKWLERFAYVNTTIYPITSIPLLMYCTLPAVCLLTNKFIIPQISNIASIWFLALFLSIFATGILEMRWSGVGIDEWWRNEQFWVIGGVSAHLFAVFQGLLKVLAGIDTNFTVTSKASDEDGDYAELYMFKWTTLLIPPTTLLIVNLVGVVAGISYAINSGYQSWGPLFGKLFFAFWVIIHLYPFLKGLMGRQNRTPTIVVVWSILLASIFSLLWVRIDPFTTTVIGPDVEECGINC, encoded by the exons ATGGAACATGCAGAATCTTCG GCAAAGGTTATAAAGAACATGGGCCCCAATGCCTGTCAAATATGTGGAGACCATGTCGGGAAGACCGTCGAGGGTGAGCCATTTGTTGCTTGTGATGTTTGTACATTTCCTGTGTGCAGACCATGCTACGAGTACGAGAGAAAAGATGGGAATCAGTCTTGTCCTCAATGCAAAAGCAGATACAAGAGGCACAAAG GAAGTCCTGCTGTTCTCGGTGATGATGAGGCTGCTGAgcttgatgatgatgatgatgatgcaattgatttaaattacATTTCTGAAAGTCAAAAACAGAAGCAGAAGATTGCTGAACGAATGATGAGCTGGCAGATGTCATATGGACATGCACAAGATCTCCCCCCACCGAACTACGATAAAGAAGTTTCTTTAAATCACATACCCTTGCTCACCAATGGGCAGGAG GTTTTTGGAGAACTGTCAGCTGCATCACCTGAGCATCATTTGATGGCATCTCCTGGACATCCTCGTGGGAAGCCAATATATTCTCTTCCTTATGCAGCTGACATTAACCAATCGC CTAATGTGCAAGGTGTGGACCCTACAAAAGAGTATAGTTCATCGGGGCTAGGCAATGTAGCTTGGAAAGAGAGAGTTGATGGCTGGAAGATGAAACAAGAGAAGAATGCTGGACCAATGAGCATAGCCCATGCTGCATCTGAAAGGGGAGGTGGAGATATTGATGCCTGCACAGATGTGCTTGTTGATGACTCCTTACT AAATGATGAAGCACGCCAGCCTCTCTCGCGAAAGGTTTCTGTTCCATCATCTAGGATAAACCCTTACAGGATGGTGATTGTTCTGCGGCttgtaattatttgttttttcttgcaCTACCGAATCACGAATCCAGTACGCAATGCATATGCTTTATGGCTGGTATCTGTTATATGTGAGATTTGGTTTGCAATATCCTGGATATTAGATCAGTTCCCGAAGTGGCTTCCTGTTAACCGTGAGACATATTTAGACCGGCTTGCATTAAG ATATGATAGGGAAGGAGAACCATCACAGCTTGCTGCTGTTGACATTTTTGTGAGTACTGTCGACCCACTGAAGGAGCCTCCACTTGTCACAGCCAACACCGTACTGTCTATTCTTGCTGTTGACTACCCGGTTGACAAGGTCTCGTGCTATGTTTCTGACGATGGAGCTGCCATGTTGACATTTGAAGCATTATCCGAAACATCAGAGTTTGCAAGGTCATGGGTGCCTTTCTGCAAGAAATACAGCATCGAGCCTCGGGCTCCAGAGTGGTACTTTGCTCAGAAAATTGATTACTTGAAGGATAAAGTCGATCCATCATTTGTCAAAGATCGAAGAGCAATGAAG AGAGAATATGAGGAATTTAAGGTCCGCGTCAACGGATTGGTATCAAAGGCACAGAAAGTTCCCGAAGAAGGATGGGTCATGCAAGATGGAACTCCATGGCCCGGAAATAATACTAGAGACCATCCAGGAATGATCCAG GTTTTCCTAGGGCAAAACGGTGGACTGGATACCGATGGTAACGAGTTGCCTCGTTTAGTCTATGTATCTCGTGAAAAACGTCCAGGGTTCCAACATCATAAGAAAGCTGGTGCAATGAATGCTCTT GTTCGAGTATCTGCTGTTCTTACCAATGGCCCATTCTTGTTGAATCTTGACTGTGATCACTACATAAACAACAGCAAGGCATTGAGGGAAGCAATGTGTTTTATGATGGATCCAAACCTTGGCAAATACGTCTGTTATGTTCAGTTTCCTCAAAGATTTGACGGTATTGATAGAAATGATCGATATGCCAACCGAAATACCGTGTTCTTTGAT ATAAATTTGAGAGGTTTAGATGGCCTACAAGGTCCAGTTTATGTGGGTACTGGATGTGTCTTCAACAGAACTGCACTGTATGGTTACGAACCTCCGCTCAAACCAAAGAATCGGAAAACAGGATTTCTGTCTTCGCTCTGTGGCGGATCTCGAAAGAAGAAAGCGAAATCAAGTAAAAAGAGCCCAGACAAGAAGAAATCAAGCAAGCATATTGATCCAACAGTGCCAATTTTCAATCTCGACGACATTGAAGAAGTGGTTGAAG GTGCTGGATTTGATGATGAGAAGTCCTTGCTAATGTCACAAATGACCCTGGAACAAAGGTTTGGCCAGTCTTCTGTTTTTGTTGCCTCAACCCTTATGGAAAACGGTGGTGTTCCTCAATCTGCAACGCCCGAGTCTCTTCTGAAGGAGGCTATTCATGTAATTAGCTGTGGATATGAAGATAAAACGGACTGGGGATCTGAG ATTGGATGGATTTATGGCTCTGTCACTGAAGATATTCTTACAGGATTCAAGATGCATGCTCGTGGTTGGCGGTCGATTTATTGTATGCCACAACGTCCTGCCTTTAAAGGGTCTGCACCTATTAATCTTTCAGATCGATTAAACCAAGTGCTTCGATGGGCCCTTGGTTCCGTGGAGATTCTTCTAAGTAGGCATTGCCCTATCTGGTATGGCTATGGTGGAAGGCTCAAATGGCTCGAACGGTTTGCATATGTGAACACTACAATATATCCGATCACCTCGATTCCTCTTCTCATGTATTGTACCTTACCAGCCGTGTGTCTACTGACGAACAAGTTCATTATTCCCCAG ATAAGTAACATTGCAAGTATATGGTTTTTAGCCCTCTTCCTCTCCATTTTTGCAACGGGCATTCTCGAGATGAGATGGAGTGGAGTTGGGATAGACGAATGGTGGAGAAACGAACAATTTTGGGTCATTGGAGGTGTTTCAGCTCACCTGTTTGCTGTTTTCCAAGGTCTGCTTAAGGTTCTTGCCGGTATCGACACCAACTTTACGGTGACATCCAAGGCGTCTGACGAAGATGGGGATTATGCTGAGCTTTACATGTTCAAATGGACGACACTTCTCATCCCACCAACTACACTCCTCATCGTAAACTTGGTCGGGGTCGTAGCGGGGATATCTTACGCAATCAACAGCGGATACCAATCATGGGGACCGTTGTTTGGCAAGCTATTTTTCGCTTTTTGGGTGATCATTCATCTCTATCCATTCTTGAAAGGTTTGATGGGTCGTCAAAACAGAACACCCACCATCGTCGTCGTGTGGTCGATTCTACTTGCTTCCATCTTCTCCCTGTTATGGGTGAGGATCGATCCGTTCACCACAACAGTCATAGGGCCCGACGTAGAGGAGTGTGGAATCAACTGCTAG
- the LOC101206590 gene encoding cellulose synthase A catalytic subunit 3 [UDP-forming] isoform X2 yields the protein MGPNACQICGDHVGKTVEGEPFVACDVCTFPVCRPCYEYERKDGNQSCPQCKSRYKRHKGSPAVLGDDEAAELDDDDDDAIDLNYISESQKQKQKIAERMMSWQMSYGHAQDLPPPNYDKEVSLNHIPLLTNGQEVFGELSAASPEHHLMASPGHPRGKPIYSLPYAADINQSPNVQGVDPTKEYSSSGLGNVAWKERVDGWKMKQEKNAGPMSIAHAASERGGGDIDACTDVLVDDSLLNDEARQPLSRKVSVPSSRINPYRMVIVLRLVIICFFLHYRITNPVRNAYALWLVSVICEIWFAISWILDQFPKWLPVNRETYLDRLALRYDREGEPSQLAAVDIFVSTVDPLKEPPLVTANTVLSILAVDYPVDKVSCYVSDDGAAMLTFEALSETSEFARSWVPFCKKYSIEPRAPEWYFAQKIDYLKDKVDPSFVKDRRAMKREYEEFKVRVNGLVSKAQKVPEEGWVMQDGTPWPGNNTRDHPGMIQVFLGQNGGLDTDGNELPRLVYVSREKRPGFQHHKKAGAMNALVRVSAVLTNGPFLLNLDCDHYINNSKALREAMCFMMDPNLGKYVCYVQFPQRFDGIDRNDRYANRNTVFFDINLRGLDGLQGPVYVGTGCVFNRTALYGYEPPLKPKNRKTGFLSSLCGGSRKKKAKSSKKSPDKKKSSKHIDPTVPIFNLDDIEEVVEGAGFDDEKSLLMSQMTLEQRFGQSSVFVASTLMENGGVPQSATPESLLKEAIHVISCGYEDKTDWGSEIGWIYGSVTEDILTGFKMHARGWRSIYCMPQRPAFKGSAPINLSDRLNQVLRWALGSVEILLSRHCPIWYGYGGRLKWLERFAYVNTTIYPITSIPLLMYCTLPAVCLLTNKFIIPQISNIASIWFLALFLSIFATGILEMRWSGVGIDEWWRNEQFWVIGGVSAHLFAVFQGLLKVLAGIDTNFTVTSKASDEDGDYAELYMFKWTTLLIPPTTLLIVNLVGVVAGISYAINSGYQSWGPLFGKLFFAFWVIIHLYPFLKGLMGRQNRTPTIVVVWSILLASIFSLLWVRIDPFTTTVIGPDVEECGINC from the exons ATGGGCCCCAATGCCTGTCAAATATGTGGAGACCATGTCGGGAAGACCGTCGAGGGTGAGCCATTTGTTGCTTGTGATGTTTGTACATTTCCTGTGTGCAGACCATGCTACGAGTACGAGAGAAAAGATGGGAATCAGTCTTGTCCTCAATGCAAAAGCAGATACAAGAGGCACAAAG GAAGTCCTGCTGTTCTCGGTGATGATGAGGCTGCTGAgcttgatgatgatgatgatgatgcaattgatttaaattacATTTCTGAAAGTCAAAAACAGAAGCAGAAGATTGCTGAACGAATGATGAGCTGGCAGATGTCATATGGACATGCACAAGATCTCCCCCCACCGAACTACGATAAAGAAGTTTCTTTAAATCACATACCCTTGCTCACCAATGGGCAGGAG GTTTTTGGAGAACTGTCAGCTGCATCACCTGAGCATCATTTGATGGCATCTCCTGGACATCCTCGTGGGAAGCCAATATATTCTCTTCCTTATGCAGCTGACATTAACCAATCGC CTAATGTGCAAGGTGTGGACCCTACAAAAGAGTATAGTTCATCGGGGCTAGGCAATGTAGCTTGGAAAGAGAGAGTTGATGGCTGGAAGATGAAACAAGAGAAGAATGCTGGACCAATGAGCATAGCCCATGCTGCATCTGAAAGGGGAGGTGGAGATATTGATGCCTGCACAGATGTGCTTGTTGATGACTCCTTACT AAATGATGAAGCACGCCAGCCTCTCTCGCGAAAGGTTTCTGTTCCATCATCTAGGATAAACCCTTACAGGATGGTGATTGTTCTGCGGCttgtaattatttgttttttcttgcaCTACCGAATCACGAATCCAGTACGCAATGCATATGCTTTATGGCTGGTATCTGTTATATGTGAGATTTGGTTTGCAATATCCTGGATATTAGATCAGTTCCCGAAGTGGCTTCCTGTTAACCGTGAGACATATTTAGACCGGCTTGCATTAAG ATATGATAGGGAAGGAGAACCATCACAGCTTGCTGCTGTTGACATTTTTGTGAGTACTGTCGACCCACTGAAGGAGCCTCCACTTGTCACAGCCAACACCGTACTGTCTATTCTTGCTGTTGACTACCCGGTTGACAAGGTCTCGTGCTATGTTTCTGACGATGGAGCTGCCATGTTGACATTTGAAGCATTATCCGAAACATCAGAGTTTGCAAGGTCATGGGTGCCTTTCTGCAAGAAATACAGCATCGAGCCTCGGGCTCCAGAGTGGTACTTTGCTCAGAAAATTGATTACTTGAAGGATAAAGTCGATCCATCATTTGTCAAAGATCGAAGAGCAATGAAG AGAGAATATGAGGAATTTAAGGTCCGCGTCAACGGATTGGTATCAAAGGCACAGAAAGTTCCCGAAGAAGGATGGGTCATGCAAGATGGAACTCCATGGCCCGGAAATAATACTAGAGACCATCCAGGAATGATCCAG GTTTTCCTAGGGCAAAACGGTGGACTGGATACCGATGGTAACGAGTTGCCTCGTTTAGTCTATGTATCTCGTGAAAAACGTCCAGGGTTCCAACATCATAAGAAAGCTGGTGCAATGAATGCTCTT GTTCGAGTATCTGCTGTTCTTACCAATGGCCCATTCTTGTTGAATCTTGACTGTGATCACTACATAAACAACAGCAAGGCATTGAGGGAAGCAATGTGTTTTATGATGGATCCAAACCTTGGCAAATACGTCTGTTATGTTCAGTTTCCTCAAAGATTTGACGGTATTGATAGAAATGATCGATATGCCAACCGAAATACCGTGTTCTTTGAT ATAAATTTGAGAGGTTTAGATGGCCTACAAGGTCCAGTTTATGTGGGTACTGGATGTGTCTTCAACAGAACTGCACTGTATGGTTACGAACCTCCGCTCAAACCAAAGAATCGGAAAACAGGATTTCTGTCTTCGCTCTGTGGCGGATCTCGAAAGAAGAAAGCGAAATCAAGTAAAAAGAGCCCAGACAAGAAGAAATCAAGCAAGCATATTGATCCAACAGTGCCAATTTTCAATCTCGACGACATTGAAGAAGTGGTTGAAG GTGCTGGATTTGATGATGAGAAGTCCTTGCTAATGTCACAAATGACCCTGGAACAAAGGTTTGGCCAGTCTTCTGTTTTTGTTGCCTCAACCCTTATGGAAAACGGTGGTGTTCCTCAATCTGCAACGCCCGAGTCTCTTCTGAAGGAGGCTATTCATGTAATTAGCTGTGGATATGAAGATAAAACGGACTGGGGATCTGAG ATTGGATGGATTTATGGCTCTGTCACTGAAGATATTCTTACAGGATTCAAGATGCATGCTCGTGGTTGGCGGTCGATTTATTGTATGCCACAACGTCCTGCCTTTAAAGGGTCTGCACCTATTAATCTTTCAGATCGATTAAACCAAGTGCTTCGATGGGCCCTTGGTTCCGTGGAGATTCTTCTAAGTAGGCATTGCCCTATCTGGTATGGCTATGGTGGAAGGCTCAAATGGCTCGAACGGTTTGCATATGTGAACACTACAATATATCCGATCACCTCGATTCCTCTTCTCATGTATTGTACCTTACCAGCCGTGTGTCTACTGACGAACAAGTTCATTATTCCCCAG ATAAGTAACATTGCAAGTATATGGTTTTTAGCCCTCTTCCTCTCCATTTTTGCAACGGGCATTCTCGAGATGAGATGGAGTGGAGTTGGGATAGACGAATGGTGGAGAAACGAACAATTTTGGGTCATTGGAGGTGTTTCAGCTCACCTGTTTGCTGTTTTCCAAGGTCTGCTTAAGGTTCTTGCCGGTATCGACACCAACTTTACGGTGACATCCAAGGCGTCTGACGAAGATGGGGATTATGCTGAGCTTTACATGTTCAAATGGACGACACTTCTCATCCCACCAACTACACTCCTCATCGTAAACTTGGTCGGGGTCGTAGCGGGGATATCTTACGCAATCAACAGCGGATACCAATCATGGGGACCGTTGTTTGGCAAGCTATTTTTCGCTTTTTGGGTGATCATTCATCTCTATCCATTCTTGAAAGGTTTGATGGGTCGTCAAAACAGAACACCCACCATCGTCGTCGTGTGGTCGATTCTACTTGCTTCCATCTTCTCCCTGTTATGGGTGAGGATCGATCCGTTCACCACAACAGTCATAGGGCCCGACGTAGAGGAGTGTGGAATCAACTGCTAG
- the LOC101206590 gene encoding cellulose synthase A catalytic subunit 3 [UDP-forming] isoform X4: MNGSPAVLGDDEAAELDDDDDDAIDLNYISESQKQKQKIAERMMSWQMSYGHAQDLPPPNYDKEVSLNHIPLLTNGQEVFGELSAASPEHHLMASPGHPRGKPIYSLPYAADINQSPNVQGVDPTKEYSSSGLGNVAWKERVDGWKMKQEKNAGPMSIAHAASERGGGDIDACTDVLVDDSLLNDEARQPLSRKVSVPSSRINPYRMVIVLRLVIICFFLHYRITNPVRNAYALWLVSVICEIWFAISWILDQFPKWLPVNRETYLDRLALRYDREGEPSQLAAVDIFVSTVDPLKEPPLVTANTVLSILAVDYPVDKVSCYVSDDGAAMLTFEALSETSEFARSWVPFCKKYSIEPRAPEWYFAQKIDYLKDKVDPSFVKDRRAMKREYEEFKVRVNGLVSKAQKVPEEGWVMQDGTPWPGNNTRDHPGMIQVFLGQNGGLDTDGNELPRLVYVSREKRPGFQHHKKAGAMNALVRVSAVLTNGPFLLNLDCDHYINNSKALREAMCFMMDPNLGKYVCYVQFPQRFDGIDRNDRYANRNTVFFDINLRGLDGLQGPVYVGTGCVFNRTALYGYEPPLKPKNRKTGFLSSLCGGSRKKKAKSSKKSPDKKKSSKHIDPTVPIFNLDDIEEVVEGAGFDDEKSLLMSQMTLEQRFGQSSVFVASTLMENGGVPQSATPESLLKEAIHVISCGYEDKTDWGSEIGWIYGSVTEDILTGFKMHARGWRSIYCMPQRPAFKGSAPINLSDRLNQVLRWALGSVEILLSRHCPIWYGYGGRLKWLERFAYVNTTIYPITSIPLLMYCTLPAVCLLTNKFIIPQISNIASIWFLALFLSIFATGILEMRWSGVGIDEWWRNEQFWVIGGVSAHLFAVFQGLLKVLAGIDTNFTVTSKASDEDGDYAELYMFKWTTLLIPPTTLLIVNLVGVVAGISYAINSGYQSWGPLFGKLFFAFWVIIHLYPFLKGLMGRQNRTPTIVVVWSILLASIFSLLWVRIDPFTTTVIGPDVEECGINC, translated from the exons ATGAACG GAAGTCCTGCTGTTCTCGGTGATGATGAGGCTGCTGAgcttgatgatgatgatgatgatgcaattgatttaaattacATTTCTGAAAGTCAAAAACAGAAGCAGAAGATTGCTGAACGAATGATGAGCTGGCAGATGTCATATGGACATGCACAAGATCTCCCCCCACCGAACTACGATAAAGAAGTTTCTTTAAATCACATACCCTTGCTCACCAATGGGCAGGAG GTTTTTGGAGAACTGTCAGCTGCATCACCTGAGCATCATTTGATGGCATCTCCTGGACATCCTCGTGGGAAGCCAATATATTCTCTTCCTTATGCAGCTGACATTAACCAATCGC CTAATGTGCAAGGTGTGGACCCTACAAAAGAGTATAGTTCATCGGGGCTAGGCAATGTAGCTTGGAAAGAGAGAGTTGATGGCTGGAAGATGAAACAAGAGAAGAATGCTGGACCAATGAGCATAGCCCATGCTGCATCTGAAAGGGGAGGTGGAGATATTGATGCCTGCACAGATGTGCTTGTTGATGACTCCTTACT AAATGATGAAGCACGCCAGCCTCTCTCGCGAAAGGTTTCTGTTCCATCATCTAGGATAAACCCTTACAGGATGGTGATTGTTCTGCGGCttgtaattatttgttttttcttgcaCTACCGAATCACGAATCCAGTACGCAATGCATATGCTTTATGGCTGGTATCTGTTATATGTGAGATTTGGTTTGCAATATCCTGGATATTAGATCAGTTCCCGAAGTGGCTTCCTGTTAACCGTGAGACATATTTAGACCGGCTTGCATTAAG ATATGATAGGGAAGGAGAACCATCACAGCTTGCTGCTGTTGACATTTTTGTGAGTACTGTCGACCCACTGAAGGAGCCTCCACTTGTCACAGCCAACACCGTACTGTCTATTCTTGCTGTTGACTACCCGGTTGACAAGGTCTCGTGCTATGTTTCTGACGATGGAGCTGCCATGTTGACATTTGAAGCATTATCCGAAACATCAGAGTTTGCAAGGTCATGGGTGCCTTTCTGCAAGAAATACAGCATCGAGCCTCGGGCTCCAGAGTGGTACTTTGCTCAGAAAATTGATTACTTGAAGGATAAAGTCGATCCATCATTTGTCAAAGATCGAAGAGCAATGAAG AGAGAATATGAGGAATTTAAGGTCCGCGTCAACGGATTGGTATCAAAGGCACAGAAAGTTCCCGAAGAAGGATGGGTCATGCAAGATGGAACTCCATGGCCCGGAAATAATACTAGAGACCATCCAGGAATGATCCAG GTTTTCCTAGGGCAAAACGGTGGACTGGATACCGATGGTAACGAGTTGCCTCGTTTAGTCTATGTATCTCGTGAAAAACGTCCAGGGTTCCAACATCATAAGAAAGCTGGTGCAATGAATGCTCTT GTTCGAGTATCTGCTGTTCTTACCAATGGCCCATTCTTGTTGAATCTTGACTGTGATCACTACATAAACAACAGCAAGGCATTGAGGGAAGCAATGTGTTTTATGATGGATCCAAACCTTGGCAAATACGTCTGTTATGTTCAGTTTCCTCAAAGATTTGACGGTATTGATAGAAATGATCGATATGCCAACCGAAATACCGTGTTCTTTGAT ATAAATTTGAGAGGTTTAGATGGCCTACAAGGTCCAGTTTATGTGGGTACTGGATGTGTCTTCAACAGAACTGCACTGTATGGTTACGAACCTCCGCTCAAACCAAAGAATCGGAAAACAGGATTTCTGTCTTCGCTCTGTGGCGGATCTCGAAAGAAGAAAGCGAAATCAAGTAAAAAGAGCCCAGACAAGAAGAAATCAAGCAAGCATATTGATCCAACAGTGCCAATTTTCAATCTCGACGACATTGAAGAAGTGGTTGAAG GTGCTGGATTTGATGATGAGAAGTCCTTGCTAATGTCACAAATGACCCTGGAACAAAGGTTTGGCCAGTCTTCTGTTTTTGTTGCCTCAACCCTTATGGAAAACGGTGGTGTTCCTCAATCTGCAACGCCCGAGTCTCTTCTGAAGGAGGCTATTCATGTAATTAGCTGTGGATATGAAGATAAAACGGACTGGGGATCTGAG ATTGGATGGATTTATGGCTCTGTCACTGAAGATATTCTTACAGGATTCAAGATGCATGCTCGTGGTTGGCGGTCGATTTATTGTATGCCACAACGTCCTGCCTTTAAAGGGTCTGCACCTATTAATCTTTCAGATCGATTAAACCAAGTGCTTCGATGGGCCCTTGGTTCCGTGGAGATTCTTCTAAGTAGGCATTGCCCTATCTGGTATGGCTATGGTGGAAGGCTCAAATGGCTCGAACGGTTTGCATATGTGAACACTACAATATATCCGATCACCTCGATTCCTCTTCTCATGTATTGTACCTTACCAGCCGTGTGTCTACTGACGAACAAGTTCATTATTCCCCAG ATAAGTAACATTGCAAGTATATGGTTTTTAGCCCTCTTCCTCTCCATTTTTGCAACGGGCATTCTCGAGATGAGATGGAGTGGAGTTGGGATAGACGAATGGTGGAGAAACGAACAATTTTGGGTCATTGGAGGTGTTTCAGCTCACCTGTTTGCTGTTTTCCAAGGTCTGCTTAAGGTTCTTGCCGGTATCGACACCAACTTTACGGTGACATCCAAGGCGTCTGACGAAGATGGGGATTATGCTGAGCTTTACATGTTCAAATGGACGACACTTCTCATCCCACCAACTACACTCCTCATCGTAAACTTGGTCGGGGTCGTAGCGGGGATATCTTACGCAATCAACAGCGGATACCAATCATGGGGACCGTTGTTTGGCAAGCTATTTTTCGCTTTTTGGGTGATCATTCATCTCTATCCATTCTTGAAAGGTTTGATGGGTCGTCAAAACAGAACACCCACCATCGTCGTCGTGTGGTCGATTCTACTTGCTTCCATCTTCTCCCTGTTATGGGTGAGGATCGATCCGTTCACCACAACAGTCATAGGGCCCGACGTAGAGGAGTGTGGAATCAACTGCTAG